In Larimichthys crocea isolate SSNF chromosome VI, L_crocea_2.0, whole genome shotgun sequence, one genomic interval encodes:
- the zgc:158258 gene encoding specifically androgen-regulated gene protein, translating into MPKSDTWPGGIGLETMTGMDSAGSCDSVVSANSGFSDDSLDHLSAEEKACLMFLEETIESLDTEEDSGLSNDESDQLPNPGNLATKLADLSASMSKSKLNGATKEPTKDNVDTKPMQRYLVPTPLVMASSSVCSIPTVKMGVSPDKNLCSHITSSSKKSSHKHNQEPGSPQVPLEVNVVIPPPTKPRDYSVRPAECPLPRGPLSYEALVHLRRSASTKKTPLCPTVDHTIDLNNHLPITVEGPNHLSMPRSDRSHSEVSMSKKGPPVVAPKPKRIPANIPVKTENEASMTSDSSYNVKHAPDPQVVRLEALKKLGLLKGQQPENETPGPSNVNPSRSPSFSYSQVHSEPKNRPLQSSASFNHSSRHDQHPASVPHPIQCNGRKAAGLERSATMDNHRKGENCLEPRHITATKPVKTTVAAQPVPHKPSNSVGYTVMMTPGMGADRKEALRKLGLLKD; encoded by the exons ATGCCCAAAAGCGATACCTGGCCCGGTGGCATTGGATTGGAGACGATGACCGGCATGGACAGCGCTGGCAGCTGTGACAGTGTTGTCAGTGCCAATTCTGGCTTT AGTGATGATAGTCTGGACCACCTGTCTGCTGAAGAGAAGGCCTGTCTCATGTTTTTGGAGGAGACTATTGAGTCTTTGGATACTGAGGAGGACAGTGGACTGTCCAATGACGAATCCGACCAACTGCCCAACCCTGGAAACCTTGCTACCAAACTGGCTGACCTGTCAGCCTCCATGAGCAAAAGCAAGCTCAATG GTGCCACTAAGGAACCTACAAAAGACAATGTTGATACCAAACCCATGCAGAGGTACCTGGTTCCAACACCTCTTGTTATGGCAAGCAGCTCTGTATGTTCTATACCCACTGTTAAGATGGGTGTATCTCCAGACAAGAACCTCTGCTCACACATCACTTCTTCCAGCAAAAAATCTAGTCACAAACACAACCAGGAACCTGGTTCTCCTCAAGTACCTTTAGAAGTTAATGTTGTCATACCTCCTCCAACTAAACCCAGGGACTACTCGGTTAGGCCAGCTGAATGTCCTTTACCTAGAGGTCCTTTGTCTTATGAAGCACTTGTTCACCTGCGGAGGAGTGCCTCCACAAAGAAGACGCCTTTATGTCCCACAGTTGATCACACTATAGACTTGAACAATCACCTTCCTATTACAGTTGAAGGCCCAAACCATCTTAGTATGCCAAGATCTGACAGATCCCACTCAGAGGTTTCTATGTCTAAGAAAGGTCCTCCAGTTGTGGCCCCCAAACCCAAAAGGATTCCTGCCAACATacctgtgaaaacagaaaatgaagcatCCATGACCTCAGACTCTTCATACAATGTTAAGCATGCACCAGATCCCCAGGTTGTGAGACTGGAAGCTCTGAAGAAGCTGGGCCTCCTGAAAGGCCAACAGCCAGAAAATGAGACCCCAGGTCCATCTAATGTTAATCCGTCAAGAAGCCCATCATTTTCTTATTCTCAAGTGCACTCAGAGCCCAAGAACAGACCTCTGCAGAGCAGTGCCAGTTTTAATCACTCCTCCAGACATGACCAACACCCTGCGTCTGTACCACATCCCATTCAATGTAACGGACGAAAGGCAGCTGGCCTAGAGCGCTCTGCTACGATGGACAACCACAGAAAAGGTGAAAACTGTCTGGAACCACGGCACATCACAGCCACCAAACCGGTGAAAACCACTGTTGCAGCTCAGCCTGTACCCCACAAACCCTCAAACTCAGTCGGATATACTGTGATGATGACGCCAGGGATGGGAGCTGACCGAAAAGAAGCACTCCGAAAGCTTGGACTGCTCAAagactaa